Proteins encoded within one genomic window of Amorphoplanes friuliensis DSM 7358:
- a CDS encoding DivIVA domain-containing protein: MPLTPADIHNMAFKKPPIGKRGYDEEEVDAFLDELEQELIRLLEENNALHGQVQRGGAGGPSGPAPSSMALNAEFSDLSAQLERMQEARARAEQNARSIQARLEQARNATPAAPVSSPDSDDRNARVLMMAQRTADDHMRDARMESDALLNDARDKSDQITSDAQLKAGTIEGDARRNHSEAMNSLGTKRAALLDEIERLGQLAQSYQSALNSHLTQQLQDLDSVSSST, encoded by the coding sequence ATGCCGTTAACGCCGGCCGACATCCACAACATGGCCTTCAAGAAGCCGCCGATAGGGAAGCGCGGGTACGACGAGGAAGAGGTCGACGCCTTCCTGGACGAGCTCGAGCAGGAGCTGATCCGTCTCCTCGAGGAGAACAACGCCCTGCACGGCCAGGTCCAGCGCGGCGGCGCCGGTGGCCCGTCCGGCCCGGCTCCCTCGTCGATGGCCCTCAACGCCGAGTTCTCCGACCTCAGCGCCCAGCTGGAGCGCATGCAGGAGGCCCGCGCCCGGGCCGAGCAGAACGCCCGCAGCATCCAGGCCCGCCTCGAGCAGGCCCGCAACGCCACCCCGGCCGCCCCGGTGTCCTCGCCCGACAGCGACGACCGCAACGCGCGGGTCCTGATGATGGCGCAGCGCACGGCCGACGACCACATGCGCGACGCGCGGATGGAGTCGGACGCCCTGCTCAACGACGCCCGGGACAAGTCCGACCAGATCACCAGCGACGCCCAGCTCAAGGCCGGGACGATCGAGGGTGACGCCCGTCGCAACCACAGTGAGGCGATGAACAGCCTGGGCACCAAGCGCGCGGCGCTGCTGGACGAGATCGAGCGGCTCGGACAGCTCGCGCAGAGTTACCAGTCCGCGCTGAACAGCCACCTGACGCAGCAGCTGCAGGATCTCGACAGCGTCTCGTCCTCGACCTGA
- a CDS encoding S-adenosylmethionine:tRNA ribosyltransferase-isomerase: protein MMIDFALPPALEADRPPPARDGVRMLVGERSSGRVTHHRFTDLPDLLRPGDVLVVNTSATLPAAVPVTDSPLTVHFSTECDDGSWLVELRRNRGKATEPFPEGSSGRRYPLPGGGAVVLGEPWSAGRLWRAEVVTGGARSVQAFLYAHGRPIRYGYVRRRWPLAAYQTVFGVSPGSAEMPSAGRPFTDVLVTRLVTAGVLFAPVLLHTGVASPEAHERPYPERFVVPPASRRLVARARADGGRIIAVGTTAVRALETAWDGPAQGWTELVITPDRGLRAVDGLLTGFHEPRASHLDMLAAVAGTPLLERCYAEALDARYLWHEFGDVNLLLP, encoded by the coding sequence ATGATGATCGACTTCGCGCTGCCACCGGCGCTGGAGGCCGACCGGCCGCCGCCCGCGCGCGACGGTGTGCGGATGCTGGTCGGCGAGCGATCGAGCGGCCGGGTCACGCATCACCGGTTCACCGACCTACCGGACCTGTTGAGGCCCGGCGACGTCCTGGTGGTCAACACCTCGGCCACGCTGCCCGCGGCGGTGCCGGTGACCGACAGCCCGCTGACCGTCCACTTCTCGACCGAGTGCGACGACGGCTCCTGGCTCGTCGAGCTGCGCCGCAACCGCGGCAAGGCCACCGAACCGTTCCCCGAGGGCTCCAGCGGCCGGCGTTATCCGCTTCCCGGCGGCGGGGCAGTCGTCCTGGGGGAGCCGTGGTCGGCCGGACGCCTGTGGCGGGCCGAGGTCGTGACCGGCGGCGCCCGCTCCGTGCAGGCCTTCCTGTACGCCCACGGCCGACCCATCCGGTACGGCTATGTGCGGCGGAGGTGGCCACTGGCGGCGTACCAGACGGTTTTCGGGGTCAGTCCCGGCAGCGCCGAGATGCCGAGTGCGGGGCGGCCGTTCACCGACGTGCTGGTCACCCGGCTCGTCACCGCGGGCGTTCTGTTCGCCCCCGTGCTGCTGCACACCGGTGTGGCGTCGCCGGAGGCGCACGAGCGGCCGTACCCGGAAAGATTTGTGGTGCCCCCGGCCAGCAGACGGCTGGTCGCGCGGGCCCGGGCCGACGGTGGCCGGATCATCGCGGTCGGCACGACCGCGGTCCGGGCGCTGGAGACCGCCTGGGACGGCCCGGCGCAGGGCTGGACCGAGCTCGTGATCACCCCGGACCGTGGCTTGCGCGCGGTCGACGGGCTGCTCACCGGCTTTCACGAGCCGCGTGCTTCACACCTCGACATGCTGGCGGCCGTCGCGGGGACACCGCTGCTCGAACGCTGTTACGCGGAGGCGCTCGACGCCCGCTACCTGTGGCACGAGTTCGGCGACGTCAACCTGCTCCTGCCGTGA
- a CDS encoding response regulator, whose amino-acid sequence MSEPIRVLVVDDHPVVRQGLRTFLDLQDDLSVVGEAADGTTAVAVAEELRPDVVLLDLWMPGSDGLTALRGLRASGNPARVLIITSFTEPATVLPALRAGAHGCVSKDIDPPALASAIRAVHAGHVLLDPDMARMLAQGEQRRTETRLTAREHEVLAAIARGRANREIARELGLAEKTVKTHVSAILTKLGVQDRTQAALHAVRTGIVDP is encoded by the coding sequence TTGAGTGAGCCGATCCGGGTGCTGGTGGTCGACGATCATCCGGTGGTGCGGCAGGGTCTGCGCACGTTCCTGGACCTGCAGGACGACCTGAGCGTCGTGGGCGAGGCGGCCGACGGGACGACGGCGGTGGCCGTGGCGGAGGAGCTGCGCCCGGACGTGGTTCTGCTCGATCTGTGGATGCCCGGATCGGACGGGCTGACGGCGCTGCGCGGGCTGCGCGCCTCCGGCAACCCGGCCCGGGTCCTGATCATCACGAGCTTCACCGAGCCGGCGACGGTGCTGCCCGCGCTGCGGGCCGGTGCGCACGGTTGTGTCTCCAAGGACATCGACCCGCCCGCGCTGGCCTCGGCGATCCGCGCGGTGCATGCGGGTCACGTCCTACTCGATCCCGACATGGCGCGGATGCTGGCGCAGGGGGAGCAGCGCCGGACCGAGACGCGGCTGACCGCTCGCGAGCACGAGGTGCTGGCCGCGATCGCGCGTGGCCGGGCCAACCGGGAGATCGCCCGCGAGCTCGGCCTGGCCGAGAAGACGGTGAAGACCCACGTCAGCGCGATCCTGACCAAGCTCGGTGTGCAGGACCGCACTCAGGCCGCTCTGCACGCGGTGCGCACCGGGATCGTCGACCCCTGA
- a CDS encoding SigE family RNA polymerase sigma factor, whose protein sequence is MVTDIETELQSFVEARYLHLRRTAYLLCGDWHRAEDLVQTALAKVVVAARRRTIDSLDAYARTVLTRVYLDHRRRHPWQRERPLAELHEQPVADGDRALSLTVLAALRALPPRQRAAVVLRYWEDRSTEETAEALGVSTGTVKSQCAKAMATLRGSLAGVRPELSLNGGGGK, encoded by the coding sequence GTGGTCACGGACATCGAGACCGAGTTGCAGTCGTTCGTCGAGGCGAGATATCTGCACCTGCGCCGCACTGCCTACCTGCTGTGCGGTGACTGGCACCGGGCCGAGGACCTGGTGCAGACCGCCCTGGCCAAGGTGGTCGTCGCGGCGCGGCGCCGCACGATCGACAGCCTCGACGCGTACGCCCGGACGGTTCTGACCAGGGTCTACCTCGACCATCGGCGCCGCCATCCGTGGCAGCGCGAGCGCCCGCTGGCGGAGCTGCACGAACAACCGGTGGCCGACGGCGACCGGGCACTCTCCCTGACAGTCCTCGCCGCTCTCCGCGCGTTGCCGCCCCGGCAGCGTGCGGCGGTGGTGCTGCGCTATTGGGAGGACCGGAGCACGGAGGAGACGGCGGAGGCACTGGGCGTCTCCACCGGCACCGTCAAGAGCCAGTGCGCGAAGGCCATGGCCACGCTGCGCGGATCCCTCGCCGGGGTCCGGCCGGAGCTGTCGCTGAACGGAGGAGGCGGAAAATGA
- a CDS encoding MarR family winged helix-turn-helix transcriptional regulator translates to MSQRRGVALYEVLRHVRPLVLNSARVVEATLRPQGLTVGMRAVLEVLTEHGPATAPALGELLDLPRQGVQRHVNDLIDRGHAERRVNPAHRRSVLIALTPTGTAVITKIRDDELHRLAALAPECTLAEITTAAKVLGALSRDVRRQS, encoded by the coding sequence ATGTCACAGCGCCGCGGAGTCGCGCTCTACGAGGTCCTCCGGCACGTCCGGCCGCTCGTGCTCAACTCGGCGCGGGTGGTCGAGGCGACCCTGCGCCCCCAAGGGCTGACCGTCGGCATGCGAGCCGTACTGGAGGTCCTCACCGAGCACGGCCCGGCCACGGCGCCGGCGCTCGGCGAGCTCCTGGACCTGCCCCGGCAGGGTGTCCAGCGGCACGTCAACGACCTGATCGACCGAGGCCACGCCGAGAGGAGGGTGAACCCGGCCCACCGGCGTTCGGTCCTGATCGCCCTCACCCCCACGGGCACCGCGGTGATCACCAAGATCCGCGACGACGAACTGCACCGGCTCGCCGCACTGGCACCGGAGTGCACCCTGGCGGAGATCACCACCGCCGCCAAGGTCCTCGGTGCTCTCAGCCGTGACGTCCGCCGCCAGTCATGA
- a CDS encoding SDR family NAD(P)-dependent oxidoreductase: MRSDNPVAIITGASRGLGLALTAGLAGAGWRLVVDARGAADLTAAIAELGAGDRVVAIPGDVTDAAHRRALIEAADRLGGPDLLVNNAGILGPSPLPSLADHPLDAFREVHEVNVVAPLALIQLALPALRSRDGAIVTVTSDAAVEAYPGWGGYASAKAAAEQVTSVLSVEEPTLRVWSVDPGDLRTRMHQEAFPGTDISDRPLPETVVPAFLKLLADAPPSGRFRLADLLTGASR, encoded by the coding sequence ATGAGATCCGACAACCCAGTAGCGATCATCACCGGGGCGTCCCGGGGGCTCGGCCTTGCCCTCACCGCCGGTCTGGCCGGCGCCGGCTGGCGGCTGGTCGTCGACGCCCGCGGCGCCGCGGACCTGACCGCCGCGATCGCGGAGCTCGGCGCCGGGGACCGCGTCGTCGCCATACCCGGGGACGTCACCGACGCCGCGCACCGCCGGGCGCTGATCGAGGCGGCCGACCGGCTCGGCGGGCCCGACCTGCTGGTCAACAACGCCGGCATCCTCGGACCGAGCCCGCTGCCGTCACTCGCCGATCACCCGCTCGACGCGTTCCGGGAGGTTCACGAGGTCAACGTCGTCGCGCCGCTGGCTTTGATCCAGCTCGCCCTGCCCGCACTGCGGTCCAGGGACGGCGCGATCGTGACCGTCACCTCCGACGCGGCGGTCGAGGCGTACCCGGGCTGGGGCGGGTACGCCTCGGCCAAGGCCGCCGCCGAGCAGGTCACCAGCGTGCTGTCCGTCGAGGAGCCGACCCTGCGTGTGTGGTCGGTCGACCCGGGTGATCTGCGCACCCGCATGCACCAGGAGGCGTTCCCGGGCACCGACATCAGCGACCGGCCACTGCCGGAGACGGTGGTTCCAGCCTTCCTGAAGCTGCTCGCCGACGCACCGCCGTCGGGGCGGTTCCGCCTCGCCGACCTGCTCACCGGGGCCAGCCGATGA
- a CDS encoding SAM-dependent methyltransferase yields MVESSGASPPAIDSTVPHTARIWNYWLGGKDNFAADRAVGDQVQRFLPDIVTSARADRAFLQRAVRVLVGAGIRQFLDIGTGLPTANNTHEVAQALAPDSRIVYADNDPMVLAYARALLTSTDEGATDYLDADARDTTAILDGAARTLDLTQPVAVMLLGVLNFVGDDDEARAVVRNVMAAVPSGSYLALAHPTTEIRPEESAVAARQWNETAKPPITLRSKAGLLEYFEGLDLLEPGVVTCTKWRPEPGDPTAGTDVYQFCGLARKP; encoded by the coding sequence ATGGTTGAGAGCTCCGGTGCATCGCCACCCGCGATCGACAGCACGGTCCCGCACACCGCGCGCATCTGGAACTACTGGCTCGGCGGCAAGGACAACTTCGCCGCCGACCGCGCCGTCGGTGATCAGGTCCAGCGGTTCCTGCCCGACATCGTGACCTCGGCGCGGGCCGACCGCGCGTTCCTCCAGCGCGCCGTCCGCGTCCTGGTCGGTGCCGGCATCCGTCAGTTCCTCGACATCGGTACGGGTCTGCCCACCGCGAACAACACCCACGAGGTGGCGCAGGCGCTCGCACCCGACAGCCGGATCGTCTACGCCGACAACGACCCGATGGTGCTCGCGTACGCCCGGGCGTTGCTGACCAGCACCGACGAGGGCGCGACCGACTATCTCGACGCGGACGCCCGGGACACCACCGCCATCCTGGACGGTGCGGCGAGGACACTCGACCTGACGCAGCCGGTCGCCGTCATGCTGCTCGGCGTCCTCAACTTCGTGGGCGACGACGACGAGGCCCGCGCCGTCGTCCGGAACGTCATGGCGGCCGTGCCGTCCGGCAGCTATCTGGCGCTCGCGCACCCGACCACGGAGATCCGGCCGGAGGAGTCGGCGGTCGCGGCCCGCCAGTGGAACGAGACCGCCAAGCCGCCGATCACCCTGCGGAGCAAGGCCGGCCTCCTGGAGTACTTCGAGGGTCTCGACCTCCTGGAGCCGGGGGTGGTGACCTGCACGAAGTGGCGTCCCGAGCCCGGCGACCCGACCGCCGGCACCGACGTCTACCAGTTCTGCGGGCTCGCCCGGAAGCCCTGA
- a CDS encoding glycerophosphodiester phosphodiesterase family protein — protein MNRRRRRLLITLGVVLLTTAGLFTANSSALWGDDDGRPLLLAHRGIAQTFPLDGVDNNTCTAARIHPPDHAYLENTLASMRAAFEAGADMLEFDVQVTADDRLVVFHDSTLECRTDGSGRIRDHTLAELRRLDLGHGYTADGGATYPLRGKGSGLLVTVEEVVAAFPDRELLIDLKNDEADEGERLAAYLATLPAERLATIGVYGGDAPVEVVRSRLPQVRATSRKIMKSCLTGYLALGWSGHVPGACRHTELHLPERYGRLMWGWPLLFADRMREADTRVILVAGDGPWSAGFDRPEDLETMPAGWSGWLWTNRTDRISPVLRP, from the coding sequence ATGAACAGACGCCGGCGCCGCCTTCTGATCACCCTCGGCGTCGTCCTGCTGACCACCGCGGGGCTCTTCACCGCGAACAGCTCCGCGTTGTGGGGCGACGACGACGGCCGCCCTCTACTCCTCGCTCACCGGGGCATCGCGCAGACCTTCCCGCTCGACGGAGTGGACAACAACACCTGTACGGCCGCGCGCATCCACCCGCCGGATCACGCGTACCTGGAGAACACCCTCGCGTCGATGCGGGCGGCGTTCGAGGCCGGTGCGGACATGCTGGAGTTCGACGTGCAGGTCACCGCCGACGATCGCCTGGTGGTGTTCCACGACTCCACGCTGGAGTGCCGGACCGACGGCTCCGGCCGGATCCGCGACCACACCCTCGCGGAGCTGCGGCGGCTCGACCTCGGCCACGGGTACACCGCGGACGGCGGTGCCACGTACCCGTTGCGGGGTAAGGGATCCGGTCTGCTGGTGACCGTCGAGGAGGTGGTTGCCGCTTTCCCGGACCGGGAGCTGCTCATCGACCTCAAGAACGACGAGGCGGACGAGGGTGAACGCCTGGCCGCCTACCTCGCCACCCTGCCCGCGGAGCGGCTCGCCACCATCGGCGTCTACGGCGGCGACGCGCCGGTCGAGGTTGTCAGGAGCCGCCTTCCGCAGGTGCGCGCCACCTCACGGAAGATCATGAAGTCCTGCCTGACCGGGTACCTCGCGCTCGGCTGGAGCGGCCACGTCCCCGGCGCCTGCCGGCACACCGAGCTGCATCTGCCGGAACGCTACGGCCGCCTCATGTGGGGCTGGCCGCTCCTCTTCGCCGACCGCATGCGCGAGGCGGACACCCGCGTGATCCTCGTGGCCGGTGACGGGCCCTGGTCGGCCGGGTTCGACCGGCCTGAGGACCTCGAGACGATGCCCGCGGGCTGGTCCGGGTGGCTCTGGACCAACCGCACCGACCGGATCTCCCCCGTCCTGCGTCCGTGA
- a CDS encoding MarR family winged helix-turn-helix transcriptional regulator: MEAPRMTTALELVRWIGWAQRKAGEDWIRARELSHEQAFVLGYLVRNPGAIQRDIAEVSRTSAASVSSLLQGLERRDLVERRTEPGNERSKRVHATAAGAELIAGFESAMAAADETILAPLDETERATLQTLLNKITAQLPQPSR, from the coding sequence ATGGAAGCACCGAGGATGACCACCGCACTCGAACTGGTCCGCTGGATCGGGTGGGCGCAGCGCAAGGCCGGGGAGGACTGGATCCGCGCCCGCGAGCTCAGTCACGAGCAGGCCTTCGTGCTGGGCTATCTGGTGCGGAACCCTGGTGCGATCCAGCGCGACATCGCCGAGGTCAGCCGCACCAGCGCCGCGAGCGTCTCCAGCCTGCTCCAGGGCCTCGAGCGCCGTGACCTGGTCGAACGCCGCACCGAGCCCGGCAACGAGCGCAGCAAACGCGTCCACGCGACAGCGGCCGGCGCCGAGCTCATCGCCGGGTTCGAGTCGGCGATGGCCGCCGCCGACGAGACGATCCTGGCCCCGCTGGACGAGACCGAGCGGGCCACCCTGCAGACCCTCCTGAACAAGATCACCGCGCAGCTCCCGCAACCGTCCCGGTAA
- a CDS encoding maleylpyruvate isomerase family mycothiol-dependent enzyme, with amino-acid sequence MTSDVFGLTSANRRMIADFLETLDDDQWAAPTLCEGWTVHHLAAHLVQPMLVGFGRFFLTALRYRGDTARTVDHFTRRLAARPRAELIALLREHAADRVDPPRVGPFGPFAETCIHLRDIARPLGLAADVPAEHWRLLLDHLTSPGVAPALVPPGRLDGLRLEATAFLTDSGPNTGSGPNTNSDHNTSPGHGTGWGPGAGALISGPLEALGLAVTGRRAALADLHGPGLATLQARL; translated from the coding sequence ATGACTTCCGACGTCTTCGGCCTGACCAGCGCCAACCGCCGCATGATCGCCGACTTCCTGGAGACGCTCGACGACGACCAGTGGGCCGCACCCACGCTGTGCGAGGGCTGGACCGTGCACCACCTGGCCGCCCACCTGGTCCAGCCGATGCTGGTCGGCTTCGGACGGTTCTTCCTCACCGCGCTGCGCTACCGCGGTGACACCGCCCGGACCGTCGACCACTTCACCCGGCGGCTCGCCGCACGGCCCCGCGCGGAGCTGATCGCCCTCCTGCGCGAGCACGCCGCCGACCGGGTCGATCCGCCGCGTGTCGGACCGTTCGGCCCCTTCGCCGAGACCTGCATCCACCTGCGCGACATCGCGCGCCCGCTGGGGCTGGCGGCGGACGTGCCGGCCGAGCACTGGCGCCTCCTGCTCGACCATCTGACCTCACCCGGCGTGGCCCCGGCCCTCGTGCCGCCCGGCCGACTCGACGGCCTCCGGCTCGAAGCCACCGCCTTCCTCACCGACTCGGGCCCCAACACCGGCTCGGGCCCCAACACCAACTCCGACCACAACACCAGCCCTGGTCACGGCACCGGCTGGGGTCCGGGTGCCGGCGCCCTGATCAGCGGGCCGCTCGAGGCGTTGGGCCTGGCTGTCACGGGACGTCGGGCCGCCTTGGCCGACCTGCACGGCCCCGGCCTCGCCACCCTCCAGGCCCGGCTGTGA
- a CDS encoding GAF domain-containing sensor histidine kinase: MTACDRAELREVSEAVLAVTARLSVRDVLQTIVASARRLLDARYAALGVPGPADTFAEFLTDGISDEQWRAIGPLPRRHGLLGAMLRDPEPVRLTDVRSHPRFGWWPAAHPELTDFLGVPILHGDEILGSIFLANKTRPGGFTADDEELLRLLAAHAAIALVNARLYEQSRELSIVAERNRIARELHDAVAQKLFSLRLTADAAATLVTRDATRALAELDTVRRLAAEATEELRAIVVGLRPAELAGDGLDVALRKQADLLDRVHAPAVRFAGAAVPRLPAVREEAAFRIAQEALHNALRHAGPGVVTVTLRAAGGSVVLEVGDDGRGFDPREASRQFGLASMRERARGAGGRLDVLSRPGEGTTVRLEVPLE, from the coding sequence ATGACCGCCTGCGACCGCGCCGAGCTCCGGGAGGTGAGTGAGGCCGTGCTCGCCGTCACCGCCCGCCTGTCGGTCCGCGACGTCCTGCAGACGATCGTCGCGTCGGCCCGCCGCCTGCTCGATGCTCGATATGCCGCTCTGGGTGTGCCCGGTCCGGCGGACACCTTCGCGGAGTTCCTGACCGACGGCATCAGCGACGAGCAGTGGCGGGCGATCGGCCCGCTCCCACGCCGGCACGGCCTGCTCGGGGCGATGCTGCGCGACCCGGAGCCGGTCCGGCTGACCGACGTGCGGTCGCATCCGCGGTTCGGCTGGTGGCCCGCCGCCCATCCGGAGCTGACCGACTTCCTCGGCGTGCCGATCCTGCACGGCGACGAGATCCTCGGCAGCATCTTCCTGGCCAACAAGACCAGGCCGGGCGGTTTCACCGCCGATGACGAGGAGCTGCTGCGCCTGCTCGCCGCCCACGCGGCGATCGCCCTGGTCAACGCCCGGCTGTACGAGCAGAGTCGCGAACTGTCCATCGTGGCCGAGCGCAACCGCATCGCCCGGGAGCTGCACGACGCGGTGGCCCAGAAGCTGTTCAGTCTCCGGCTGACCGCCGACGCCGCGGCGACCCTCGTCACCCGGGATGCCACGAGGGCGCTCGCGGAGCTCGACACCGTCCGCCGCCTGGCCGCCGAGGCCACCGAGGAGTTGCGCGCGATCGTGGTGGGTCTGCGCCCGGCCGAGCTGGCGGGGGACGGCCTCGACGTGGCGCTGCGCAAACAGGCCGACCTGCTCGACCGTGTCCATGCGCCCGCGGTCCGTTTTGCCGGCGCTGCGGTGCCACGCCTGCCGGCCGTCCGCGAGGAAGCGGCGTTCAGGATCGCCCAGGAGGCGTTGCACAACGCCTTGCGGCACGCCGGGCCCGGGGTGGTGACCGTGACGCTGCGGGCCGCCGGCGGCTCGGTGGTGCTCGAGGTCGGCGACGACGGCCGGGGTTTCGACCCGCGGGAGGCGTCGCGTCAGTTCGGCCTGGCCTCGATGCGCGAGCGGGCCCGGGGCGCGGGCGGCCGGCTCGACGTGCTGTCGCGGCCGGGAGAGGGCACCACCGTGCGTCTGGAGGTGCCCCTTGAGTGA
- a CDS encoding MATE family efflux transporter, protein MSTANLDNPATAAAVGTNRWYLSAAPITRALVHLCLPMAAAMIVGAVYNLINAGFIGSLHDTALLAAVTLGAPILGLVMAVGNVFGVGGGALVSRLLGAAEHDPARAGEIKHVSSFAFWGSVLVGVVIGGAGLLLLHPLVALLGADAAAVPATNAFVGVMLAFVPVLAASVCLEQLVRAEGAARQVMIGLIASTVANLVLDVLFILVLHWGVAGAALATGLANLVVIGYFAFWLQRNSEHIRLAPRWFTLSPAVLKPVLGVGVGTLLQSAFLIVTSLVLNNLAAAYGDGPLAAMGVAVRIAQVPEFLIMGVTFGVLPLLAYSYGKGDGGRLAAALRGSAVTVGGIALIFSVVVFVFREQLFSAFVADPSVLSIGVTIMTAQLVAMIANGFTGLITSLFQAAGLAMAATVMSVTQGVLFIPVVLLGNLWFGLPGIIWALTVTEGAVLVAGAVLWLAYRRSIDRGLAEGSPERAEEALEQA, encoded by the coding sequence ATGAGCACTGCGAACCTGGACAACCCGGCGACAGCCGCGGCCGTCGGCACCAACCGCTGGTACCTCTCGGCCGCCCCGATCACCCGTGCCCTTGTGCACCTCTGTTTGCCGATGGCCGCTGCGATGATCGTCGGCGCCGTCTACAACCTGATCAACGCGGGTTTCATCGGCTCGCTGCACGACACCGCGCTGCTGGCCGCGGTCACCCTGGGTGCCCCGATCCTCGGACTGGTCATGGCGGTCGGCAACGTCTTCGGTGTCGGTGGCGGCGCGCTCGTGTCGCGGCTGCTCGGCGCGGCGGAGCACGACCCGGCGCGGGCCGGGGAGATCAAGCACGTCTCGTCGTTCGCCTTCTGGGGTTCGGTGCTGGTCGGGGTGGTGATCGGCGGTGCCGGCCTGCTCCTGCTGCACCCGCTGGTGGCGCTGCTCGGCGCGGATGCCGCCGCCGTGCCCGCGACGAACGCCTTTGTCGGCGTCATGCTGGCCTTCGTCCCGGTGCTCGCCGCGTCGGTGTGTCTCGAGCAGCTCGTCCGGGCCGAGGGTGCCGCCCGGCAGGTGATGATCGGTCTGATCGCCTCGACCGTGGCGAACCTCGTCCTCGACGTGCTGTTCATCCTGGTCCTGCACTGGGGTGTCGCCGGCGCGGCGCTGGCGACCGGTCTCGCGAACCTGGTCGTCATCGGCTACTTCGCCTTCTGGCTGCAGCGCAACAGCGAGCACATCAGGCTCGCGCCGCGCTGGTTCACGCTGTCGCCGGCCGTGCTCAAGCCCGTGCTCGGTGTCGGTGTCGGCACGCTGCTCCAGTCGGCCTTCCTGATCGTCACGTCGCTGGTGCTCAACAACCTCGCGGCGGCCTACGGTGACGGACCGCTGGCGGCGATGGGTGTTGCGGTCCGCATCGCCCAGGTGCCGGAGTTCCTGATCATGGGGGTCACGTTCGGTGTCCTGCCGCTGCTCGCCTACTCGTACGGCAAGGGGGACGGCGGCCGTCTCGCGGCGGCGCTGCGGGGCTCGGCGGTCACGGTCGGTGGCATCGCGCTGATCTTCTCGGTGGTGGTGTTCGTCTTCCGGGAGCAGCTGTTCTCCGCCTTCGTGGCGGATCCCTCGGTCCTCTCGATCGGCGTCACCATCATGACGGCGCAGCTGGTGGCGATGATCGCGAACGGCTTCACGGGTCTGATCACGTCGCTCTTCCAGGCGGCCGGCCTGGCGATGGCGGCGACCGTGATGTCGGTGACCCAGGGTGTCCTTTTCATCCCGGTGGTGCTCCTCGGCAACCTCTGGTTCGGGCTGCCGGGCATCATCTGGGCGCTCACCGTCACCGAGGGCGCTGTGCTGGTCGCCGGGGCCGTGCTGTGGCTCGCCTACCGTCGGAGCATCGACCGTGGTCTGGCCGAGGGCAGCCCGGAACGCGCCGAGGAGGCACTCGAGCAGGCCTGA